The Crocosphaera sp. UHCC 0190 DNA window AGGCTGCCAAAAGCCAATTTGTGCGCTGTAGGGAAAGGTTATATCCAGAATTCTTGCTTTATACCCTTTAATTGTTTTTTGTGGATAATGTTGGATTTTTTGCGTAGAATACCAACCTTGACAGGTTAATTGTATCCATTTAATAAAGGCAAAACTGAAAAAAATAATTGATAATAAATAACTAAACCGAGTGGCTGGCCAGCCTAACATTTCTCCATGATAGCCCATTAAAATAACGGCAATAGCTGTCATTAATAATAATAATGGTGGAGCGAGAAAATAAACCAGAGATCGCTGCCAACGGTTCATCCAAGGAAACAGAGATAAGGGGAAACTTAACCGTATTCCCCAAGCTAAAAATAAGGCCATTAAAATCATTAGTGAATGCATGGCTATGGTTTCTCCCGTTGACGACGAATGGCTTGTAAACGAGTGGCGATCGCGTCTAATTGTTCTAAGCTTGCCGTATCCAAACTCTCTGCAAATGAGGCTACCATATCAGGGTTACTGATGGCTAGAAATTGTTGAAGTTGTTCATAAGCTTGGAGGGTTTTTGCTTGTTCACGGGAGACTAAGGGTTGCCAAGAAAATGCCCGATTTTGTTTGAAGCATTTTAACCATCCTTTTTGGGTGAGACGGTTTAATACAGTAGTCACAGATGCATAAGCTAGTTCTCGTTCGGGATCAGCTAAAATACGATCATGAATTTGTTTAACTGTGGCAGTCCCTAACTCCCAAATAATTTCTAAAATTTCTGTTTCTAGAGAACCTAATGAGAGTTTTTTGGGGCGATATTCAGGTAAAGGGGCCATAGTTTAGCTTTGACAAAAATTGAATGAAAATTATGAGACTGATGACTGCTTTTATTTTAGTCTTTTCTCTCCTTTTTTAATCATAAATTTTTGTAAAAACCCAAGACTGAGAATAAAAGTAATGATCTAGGATAGGGCGGGTTTATTTAACTTATTTGTGGGAATCATAGACTTTAACAAAAACCCGCCCCTACGGATTTTTGGGAATTTATTGGGTTTGGTGTTCTAAATACTCTTTAAACATTCGGGGATAAATGAGCAAAAAATATACCCACCAAATCATAATAAGCAAGGCTAAACCTAGGGTTAACCAAATAAATTTGGTGATCAACCAAAGGCCACTGACTAACAGTATACCCGTCAAAATAATTGACCAAGGTTGACACCACCAAGGTTTATAGTCCCAAATATTTGTAGATTTAGGCTCAGAAGATTCTGTCATCTAACTTACAGATTATATTTGCCTTCGGTTTCTGGGCTTTCCAGTTTAGGAAGTCCCATACTATAGTTAAGCACACGGCTTTTGAGATTGTAACTAATTTCGCCTTTTTGTAGTAGTGAACGAATAAAATGTTCTAAATCTGAACCAATACGACGCAAATTATAATCTGTTAGTTCTTCTCCACTACAAGCTTCAACTAACCCATCAAATTTACGATACAATTTTTGTAGGGCATCTTCATTCCAATTAAACTCATTATCAGGATCAACATCTAGAGTGAGCATATTCTCACTAGGAACTAATTCACTTTTTTGAATTTCGGCAGTATAGATACGAACATGACGAGTGGTAGACTTGACTAACATAGGTGTCAGAAATGAATAAAGACTTCTATTGAGATGGTAATGGTTTCTGAAAAAAAGAGCAATTAAACTATCGTAAATAAATTAATAGTAGGGGAAATTCATGAATTCCCCCTACAGATAAGGCGACTGTGTAAGTGCTGTTATCTAATGGCCCCCTACAGCTTTTTGTCTTCCCTATCTTCCCTCTCCGTTAAAAATTTACTTACTTCCTGCTTTGACGCATTGTTCAACTAAAGGAAGTACGGCCTCTACATCTTTCCAACCGAGAATTTCTGTCACCTTCTTTTCTAGGTTTTTATAAGTACGGAAAAATTCGGCAATTTCGTCTAAGCGGTGAGGGGCAATATCTTTGAGAGACTTGACTCCAAAATAACGAGGATCTTTATCGGGAACACAGAGAACTTTTTCATCCCGATCGCCACCATCAATCATTTCTAACATCCCAATGGGACGGGCCGTAATCACACAACCAGGAAAAGTTGGTTGATCCATCAACACCATTCCATCTAAGGGATCTCCATCATCCGCTAAGGTATTAGGCACAAACCCATAGTCATAGGGATATTGTACTGAGGCATAGAGTACCCGATCTAAGGCAAAAGCATTAAGATCTTTGTCAAATTCGTATTTATTCTTACTCCCTGCAGGAATTTCAATTAATACATTGATTAAACCAGGTTTCGGTTGGGCCGGAATGCGCGTTAAGTCCACAACTCTCTCCGAATGCTTTACAAGATTAGCTTAATTAGGGACGATTTAATCCCTAGCTGCTTATTTTACAATGGTGCTGCTCGTTTTCGGGAACTTATCTTTAACTTAGCGATGATAATAATCACATCTTGGAGGTGATCTTCCCCATTGAGGCTAAGGGATTAAGCAGACATAATATATACAGGATTCAAAAAGCGGGTGCATACAACAGCAAAGGTTATTTATTGTTTCAGCAGTAAATAGCCCCTTTTTTTTTGGTTTACATACTGAATAAACCCACGGATGAGTTGATCATATAAAATTAAGGAAGACTTAGCCAATCTTAGTATCATTATGTCTGCTTCTGACGTACAACCCCCTGAATCTTATCGCAAGGAAGAGGTTCAAGAAATTCTGCACTTGGCGATCGCCCGCAAAACTGAGTCCGAGGAGTTATCTCGTACCCAACTTTGGGAAATTGCGGCAGAATTAGAGATTGATCCAGAATCTCTACAAATTGCTGAACAAGATTGGTTATCCCAAAAACAACGTCAACAGAAACGAACGGAGTTTGAGCAGTATCGACGGGAACAATTAAAGCAAAAAACTGTCAAGTATTTGATTATTAATGCTTTTTTACTGTTGCTCAATTTTTTGGCTGCTGGTACCTTATCTTGGTCACTATACCTCTTGTTATTATTAGGATTACCCCTGGCTTTAGATAGTTGGAAAACCCTGCAAACTGAAGGGCAAGCCTATGAAAAAGCTTTTCAACAATGGTATTTTAAGAAGGAGATCGAAGAATCAATTTCTAGTGTTTGGAATAAGATTAAGAAAGCTTGGCAGTCTTAAATATTCCCTTGAGATTGATTGAAGATCGGCCATGGGAGGAGTACAATCAAAATAAGGGTGATTATAGGTAAAAAAATGGCGGTTAAACTAAACAAACCGATTTTGGTTGCTGGTGTTGGTCTTTCCTTTTTATTATGGCTTGGGGAAAGTCTTCATCAAGAGATTTTAGCATTCGGAGAATGGGGACTCTTGGGATTAATGGCCCTGGGAAGTGGAGTCTGGTGGTGGCAACAAAAAACACAAGAATTGCCAATTCTTAAACCAATTTCTCCCTTAACCTTAGAAGATGCAAATCAGGCGATCGCCAA harbors:
- a CDS encoding BlaI/MecI/CopY family transcriptional regulator, whose translation is MAPLPEYRPKKLSLGSLETEILEIIWELGTATVKQIHDRILADPERELAYASVTTVLNRLTQKGWLKCFKQNRAFSWQPLVSREQAKTLQAYEQLQQFLAISNPDMVASFAESLDTASLEQLDAIATRLQAIRRQREKP
- a CDS encoding DUF6737 family protein, with the translated sequence MTESSEPKSTNIWDYKPWWCQPWSIILTGILLVSGLWLITKFIWLTLGLALLIMIWWVYFLLIYPRMFKEYLEHQTQ
- a CDS encoding NAD(P)H-quinone oxidoreductase subunit M: MLVKSTTRHVRIYTAEIQKSELVPSENMLTLDVDPDNEFNWNEDALQKLYRKFDGLVEACSGEELTDYNLRRIGSDLEHFIRSLLQKGEISYNLKSRVLNYSMGLPKLESPETEGKYNL
- a CDS encoding inorganic diphosphatase, with amino-acid sequence MDLTRIPAQPKPGLINVLIEIPAGSKNKYEFDKDLNAFALDRVLYASVQYPYDYGFVPNTLADDGDPLDGMVLMDQPTFPGCVITARPIGMLEMIDGGDRDEKVLCVPDKDPRYFGVKSLKDIAPHRLDEIAEFFRTYKNLEKKVTEILGWKDVEAVLPLVEQCVKAGSK
- a CDS encoding 2TM domain-containing protein — encoded protein: MSASDVQPPESYRKEEVQEILHLAIARKTESEELSRTQLWEIAAELEIDPESLQIAEQDWLSQKQRQQKRTEFEQYRREQLKQKTVKYLIINAFLLLLNFLAAGTLSWSLYLLLLLGLPLALDSWKTLQTEGQAYEKAFQQWYFKKEIEESISSVWNKIKKAWQS